A section of the Anticarsia gemmatalis isolate Benzon Research Colony breed Stoneville strain chromosome 28, ilAntGemm2 primary, whole genome shotgun sequence genome encodes:
- the LOC142984767 gene encoding uncharacterized protein LOC142984767 isoform X2 produces MPSEVIPGKSMQRELADSIIRMVPLDEIRILLACGAKVNEPVTQGLRPLHYAIWQRYLEATRLLVVRGCDVNARDDCGYSALHLAAEHGYTELVKLLLESGAAVDYRPDTGEEFPRTTLCDEPLRLAIRNKHYEVARLLLEHGADPNKRYFFGSEINLVSDPEYLELLLTFGANPDSRDRAGLTPLMKAARQRKVTQSGMDAVLLLISYGADVNAMADARNDYRTVMHYAVLSGNPEVVNLLIKQGARVNYECPELSKPSPLDLAILKGDVSMLQMLLAAGAQVNASSSVIGSPLHVACSDNITNRKEIVKILLESGADPNLKVYNDEDATQLRPALAEYLASNVEPSAEIVAMLLRYGARVIMKTQFRDPDGILNHLQNITSEEYQHIFYLLLEAAESFDLCMIKRNNTVTPPQKEALIHRAKTPISLLAQTRIFLRRYFKTALIDIVPELEMPKILHEYLLFNCS; encoded by the exons ATGCCGTCGGAAGTAATCCCTGGCAAGTCGATGCAGCGGGAGCTGGCGGATTCCATCATACGCATGGTGCCGCTGGATGAAATAAGGATACTCCTCGCGTGTGGAGCTAAG GTGAATGAACCAGTGACTCAAGGTCTACGTCCCCTACACTACGCGATCTGGCAGAGATATCTTGAAGCCACCAGACTGCTAGTAGTAAGGGGTTGTGATGTCAACGCGAGGGATGATTGTGGCTACAGCGCGCTGCATCTAGCTGCTGAGCATGG TTACACCGAGTTGGTGAAGCTATTGCTGGAGAGCGGCGCCGCGGTGGACTATAGACCTGATACTGGCGAGGAGTTCCCCAGGACCACGCTCTGTGATGAACCACTGAGACTGGCCATCAGGAATAAGCATTAT GAGGTGGCCCGTCTTCTCCTGGAACACGGCGCAGACCCCAACAAGCGTTACTTCTTCGGCTCCGAGATCAACCTGGTCTCCGACCCTGAGTACTTGGAGCTGCTCCTGACCTTCGGAGCCAACCCTGACTCGAGAGACCGAGCTGGTCTTACCCCCCTCATGAAGGCGGCTAGGCAGAGAAAGGTAACACAGTCT GGTATGGATGCTGTTCTGCTCCTCATCAGCTACGGAGCTGATGTGAACGCGATGGCAGACGCCAGGAATGACTACAGGACTGTCATGCATTATGCTGTTCTTAGTG GTAACCCAGAGGTAGTAAACCTGCTCATCAAACAAGGAGCCCGCGTGAACTACGAGTGTCCTGAGCTGAGTAAGCCGAGTCCACTAGACCTGGCGATACTGAAGGGAGACGTGAGCATGCTGCAGATGCTGCTGGCTGCTGGGGCGCAGGTCAACGCGTCGAGCTCAGTCATCGGCTCGCCGCTGCATGTGGCTTGTTCAGATAATATTACTAATAGGAAGGAAATtgttaaa ATCCTTCTAGAAAGCGGTGCCGACCCAAACCTGAAGGTATACAATGATGAAGACGCTACACAGCTTCGTCCAGCTCTTGCCGAATACCTCGCCAGCAACGTGGAACCAAGCGCGGAGATCGTTGCTATGCTGCTCAGATACGGAGCTAGG GTCATCATGAAAACCCAGTTCCGTGACCCGGACGGTATCCTGAACCACCTCCAGAACATCACCTCAGAAGAATACCAGCACATCTTCTATCTCCTTCTAGAAGCAGCCGAATCCTTCGATCTTTGCATGATTAAGAGGAATAACACAGTCACTCCCCCACAAAAAGAAGCTTTAATCCATCGAGCTAAGACCCCTATTTCTTTACTCGCACAAACAAGAATTTTCCTTCGAAGGTACTTCAAAACTGCATTAATCGACATAGTACCCGAATTAGAAATGCCAAAAATTTTGCACGAGTACCTCCTTTTTAATTGCagttaa
- the LOC142984767 gene encoding uncharacterized protein LOC142984767 isoform X1: MTMPSEVIPGKSMQRELADSIIRMVPLDEIRILLACGAKVNEPVTQGLRPLHYAIWQRYLEATRLLVVRGCDVNARDDCGYSALHLAAEHGYTELVKLLLESGAAVDYRPDTGEEFPRTTLCDEPLRLAIRNKHYEVARLLLEHGADPNKRYFFGSEINLVSDPEYLELLLTFGANPDSRDRAGLTPLMKAARQRKVTQSGMDAVLLLISYGADVNAMADARNDYRTVMHYAVLSGNPEVVNLLIKQGARVNYECPELSKPSPLDLAILKGDVSMLQMLLAAGAQVNASSSVIGSPLHVACSDNITNRKEIVKILLESGADPNLKVYNDEDATQLRPALAEYLASNVEPSAEIVAMLLRYGARVIMKTQFRDPDGILNHLQNITSEEYQHIFYLLLEAAESFDLCMIKRNNTVTPPQKEALIHRAKTPISLLAQTRIFLRRYFKTALIDIVPELEMPKILHEYLLFNCS, encoded by the exons A TGACGATGCCGTCGGAAGTAATCCCTGGCAAGTCGATGCAGCGGGAGCTGGCGGATTCCATCATACGCATGGTGCCGCTGGATGAAATAAGGATACTCCTCGCGTGTGGAGCTAAG GTGAATGAACCAGTGACTCAAGGTCTACGTCCCCTACACTACGCGATCTGGCAGAGATATCTTGAAGCCACCAGACTGCTAGTAGTAAGGGGTTGTGATGTCAACGCGAGGGATGATTGTGGCTACAGCGCGCTGCATCTAGCTGCTGAGCATGG TTACACCGAGTTGGTGAAGCTATTGCTGGAGAGCGGCGCCGCGGTGGACTATAGACCTGATACTGGCGAGGAGTTCCCCAGGACCACGCTCTGTGATGAACCACTGAGACTGGCCATCAGGAATAAGCATTAT GAGGTGGCCCGTCTTCTCCTGGAACACGGCGCAGACCCCAACAAGCGTTACTTCTTCGGCTCCGAGATCAACCTGGTCTCCGACCCTGAGTACTTGGAGCTGCTCCTGACCTTCGGAGCCAACCCTGACTCGAGAGACCGAGCTGGTCTTACCCCCCTCATGAAGGCGGCTAGGCAGAGAAAGGTAACACAGTCT GGTATGGATGCTGTTCTGCTCCTCATCAGCTACGGAGCTGATGTGAACGCGATGGCAGACGCCAGGAATGACTACAGGACTGTCATGCATTATGCTGTTCTTAGTG GTAACCCAGAGGTAGTAAACCTGCTCATCAAACAAGGAGCCCGCGTGAACTACGAGTGTCCTGAGCTGAGTAAGCCGAGTCCACTAGACCTGGCGATACTGAAGGGAGACGTGAGCATGCTGCAGATGCTGCTGGCTGCTGGGGCGCAGGTCAACGCGTCGAGCTCAGTCATCGGCTCGCCGCTGCATGTGGCTTGTTCAGATAATATTACTAATAGGAAGGAAATtgttaaa ATCCTTCTAGAAAGCGGTGCCGACCCAAACCTGAAGGTATACAATGATGAAGACGCTACACAGCTTCGTCCAGCTCTTGCCGAATACCTCGCCAGCAACGTGGAACCAAGCGCGGAGATCGTTGCTATGCTGCTCAGATACGGAGCTAGG GTCATCATGAAAACCCAGTTCCGTGACCCGGACGGTATCCTGAACCACCTCCAGAACATCACCTCAGAAGAATACCAGCACATCTTCTATCTCCTTCTAGAAGCAGCCGAATCCTTCGATCTTTGCATGATTAAGAGGAATAACACAGTCACTCCCCCACAAAAAGAAGCTTTAATCCATCGAGCTAAGACCCCTATTTCTTTACTCGCACAAACAAGAATTTTCCTTCGAAGGTACTTCAAAACTGCATTAATCGACATAGTACCCGAATTAGAAATGCCAAAAATTTTGCACGAGTACCTCCTTTTTAATTGCagttaa
- the LOC142984767 gene encoding uncharacterized protein LOC142984767 isoform X3, producing the protein MTMPSEVIPGKSMQRELADSIIRMVPLDEIRILLACGAKVNEPVTQGLRPLHYAIWQRYLEATRLLVVRGCDVNARDDCGYSALHLAAEHGYTELVKLLLESGAAVDYRPDTGEEFPRTTLCDEPLRLAIRNKHYEVARLLLEHGADPNKRYFFGSEINLVSDPEYLELLLTFGANPDSRDRAGLTPLMKAARQRKGMDAVLLLISYGADVNAMADARNDYRTVMHYAVLSGNPEVVNLLIKQGARVNYECPELSKPSPLDLAILKGDVSMLQMLLAAGAQVNASSSVIGSPLHVACSDNITNRKEIVKILLESGADPNLKVYNDEDATQLRPALAEYLASNVEPSAEIVAMLLRYGARVIMKTQFRDPDGILNHLQNITSEEYQHIFYLLLEAAESFDLCMIKRNNTVTPPQKEALIHRAKTPISLLAQTRIFLRRYFKTALIDIVPELEMPKILHEYLLFNCS; encoded by the exons A TGACGATGCCGTCGGAAGTAATCCCTGGCAAGTCGATGCAGCGGGAGCTGGCGGATTCCATCATACGCATGGTGCCGCTGGATGAAATAAGGATACTCCTCGCGTGTGGAGCTAAG GTGAATGAACCAGTGACTCAAGGTCTACGTCCCCTACACTACGCGATCTGGCAGAGATATCTTGAAGCCACCAGACTGCTAGTAGTAAGGGGTTGTGATGTCAACGCGAGGGATGATTGTGGCTACAGCGCGCTGCATCTAGCTGCTGAGCATGG TTACACCGAGTTGGTGAAGCTATTGCTGGAGAGCGGCGCCGCGGTGGACTATAGACCTGATACTGGCGAGGAGTTCCCCAGGACCACGCTCTGTGATGAACCACTGAGACTGGCCATCAGGAATAAGCATTAT GAGGTGGCCCGTCTTCTCCTGGAACACGGCGCAGACCCCAACAAGCGTTACTTCTTCGGCTCCGAGATCAACCTGGTCTCCGACCCTGAGTACTTGGAGCTGCTCCTGACCTTCGGAGCCAACCCTGACTCGAGAGACCGAGCTGGTCTTACCCCCCTCATGAAGGCGGCTAGGCAGAGAAAG GGTATGGATGCTGTTCTGCTCCTCATCAGCTACGGAGCTGATGTGAACGCGATGGCAGACGCCAGGAATGACTACAGGACTGTCATGCATTATGCTGTTCTTAGTG GTAACCCAGAGGTAGTAAACCTGCTCATCAAACAAGGAGCCCGCGTGAACTACGAGTGTCCTGAGCTGAGTAAGCCGAGTCCACTAGACCTGGCGATACTGAAGGGAGACGTGAGCATGCTGCAGATGCTGCTGGCTGCTGGGGCGCAGGTCAACGCGTCGAGCTCAGTCATCGGCTCGCCGCTGCATGTGGCTTGTTCAGATAATATTACTAATAGGAAGGAAATtgttaaa ATCCTTCTAGAAAGCGGTGCCGACCCAAACCTGAAGGTATACAATGATGAAGACGCTACACAGCTTCGTCCAGCTCTTGCCGAATACCTCGCCAGCAACGTGGAACCAAGCGCGGAGATCGTTGCTATGCTGCTCAGATACGGAGCTAGG GTCATCATGAAAACCCAGTTCCGTGACCCGGACGGTATCCTGAACCACCTCCAGAACATCACCTCAGAAGAATACCAGCACATCTTCTATCTCCTTCTAGAAGCAGCCGAATCCTTCGATCTTTGCATGATTAAGAGGAATAACACAGTCACTCCCCCACAAAAAGAAGCTTTAATCCATCGAGCTAAGACCCCTATTTCTTTACTCGCACAAACAAGAATTTTCCTTCGAAGGTACTTCAAAACTGCATTAATCGACATAGTACCCGAATTAGAAATGCCAAAAATTTTGCACGAGTACCTCCTTTTTAATTGCagttaa